The nucleotide window CCGGCAGATTCATCTTCTTTGCGAGATCTTCTAACGTATCTGCTTTAACCATAAATGGATTGCCTTCGCCGTCATTGGCCAGCCACTTCTCGACATCCTCTTCAGAATAAATCTTCGAGCCTGTCATGCCTTTATTGAAAGCATCAAAGGAAGCCTGATCCATGATCAGATACTGCGCTGTATTCTTTTTCATATCCTGCATCAGATCCCATGCGTTCCCCTTTTCATTCGAGAACCGCACTCCATCCTGATTGACCAAGAATGCTCCGGAAGCCGCATAAGCTCCGCCGACACCCGGGTTGCAATACTGACCTAAACCACTTGGCAGAATCATGGAGTTTGGCTGCGTATTGACAAATTCCATATTGAACGTATCTGCGTTAACCGCTTCCGCCATCTTCAGGCCATCGCCCGTAGCTCCAGCATGTCCGGCATAAACAAACTGTTTGTATTCTTCTGGAACCATCGTATCATTTGCACCAAATCCGCCGGTTGCCAGAATTACAGCTTTTGCATTGATCGTATAATTCTTTGTTTCATCACTGGCTTTTACGCCCTTAACAACGCCGTCTTCAACAATCAGCTCAGTCGCCGGGGTATTGGTCATCAATGTCCCTCCGCCCGTTGTAAAGCTTTCCGATAAGCTGGAAACCACGCCTGCACCGCGGCCTTCGCCGGAATAACTGCGGGTTGGCTTGCCATCTCTCTGATAAGGAACATTAGCACCGTCTTCCGATACCAGCCAGTCAAATGCCGCACCGGTTGTATTAACGTAAATATCCAATGTCGCTTCGTCATTGTTATTGTGTCCGTTTTTCAGCATATCTGCTTTCAGCTGTTCCGGAGAATCTTCATAACCGTCTTCCTTCTGCCACTGGCTCCCAGTGGCCATTGTTCCGGCTCCGGCCATGGCACTGGCACCGCCGACAACGCCTGTCTTTTCCAACAGAATTACACTGTTGCCGTTCTGCTGTGAAGACAGGGCTGCGGTCAGACCTGCAGCTCCGCCGCCGACAACGACGATATCCGCATCCAATGTAACTTCCTCTTTGGTTGCAGAAGAAGATTCTACAGGTTTTGTCATTTTATCCATATCTGCACCTGCCTGGGTTAAAGCATCTTCCATCGCTGTTTTGAAACCATTGGAAGTGACTGTCGCACCGGAAATTCCATCAATTCCAAGGGTCTGATTATCCAAAACCTTGGTAACCAACTCTGGTAAAGCGGCTGCGCCGATTCCTTCTGTTTCGGTCTGTTCAAGAATTTGAATGTCAGTAATCTTTTCTGCGTCAACCGTGACTTCCAGCGTAATATCGCCATGAAATCCCGCTGCCGTTGCTTTATAGGTTCCTGCTTTCATTCCGCCGGTGGCTTCCGGTGCTTTGGTCGAGCACCCTGTCATCAGCAGCATCGCCGCAAGAACGATGGCAACTAATTTTTTCATTTCTTCTTTCCTCCTTGATAGACGATCGTCTACCCTCTACTATTTTATTGATTCCTAAAGTTATGTCAATCCCTTTTTGTGAAAGTTTTATATTTTCAACAGTATACAGAAAAAGCACTGGAATTTTACAAACCTTTTCCAATGCTTTGCAAATCTATTCATAAGTAAGATTTATCCTGCCGCTTCCAGTTTAATGATTTGATCAAAGACTGCAGCAAGCTCGAAAGCCGCGTCTTCCTTCATTCTGTTTGACCTGACAGCTAATTTTATTTTCTAACCCAGCTCATCGCATTCAGCGTATTTAAAAAGACAGCGCCGCAGCACTGCCTTAAGTTTAAATCGTATTGTTTATTTCTGAATCAAAGACGCAGCCTGAGCCGCAGCCAGACGCCCGGAATTGGCCGCAAAAGAAATCCCGATGCCTACTCCCGGATAACGGGAATCAAAAGCATTTGATGCGATCAGTTCGCCTGAAGCAAACAATCCGGATACCGGCTGCCCTTCGCCACTAAGCACCTGAGCTTTGTCATTAACCTCAATACCAGGAATTGTTCCGAATGTTCTGACCACTGCAGTTTCCAGATAAAACGGTGCCGTTTCAATCTTGTTTGCCTGATCCGCTTTCAGACCAAAGCCAGGGCTGACCTGATCATCAATTGCTTTGTTGTATGCCGCAACCTCAGCTTTTAATGCCTCGGCATCCATCCCAGCGGCCGCTGCCAGATCATCCAACGTATCATACGCTACGGCCATGTTGGAATCCAACGCCTTCTGCAGTCCTTCCGCATCCGCGTATGTACTATCCGCAATCACAAAGGCCTGATGTTCCGGCAGATCCGCAACCGCACGCTGAATAACATATTTCGGAGCTTTTTCGTTGGTAAACCGCACGCCGGCTTTGCTGACCATGAACGTTGAAGCCAACAGATCGGAACGATCCGGATTTACGACTGAACCCATTGTTCCATCTCCGAAGACTTGGGTTCCAAACTGTTCGGTCAGCAGGATACCATCGCCTGTCGCTCCGGCATTGGTTGCGATGACCCCATCCGCATAGTTCGGAGCCAGTTTCTGCATCAGTTCCGGATTGCTGCCGAATCCCCCGGTAGCCAGGATGACCTGGCTGGCTTCGATCGTATATCGTTTGTTTTGATCTTCAACCTTGACGCCTTGAACTTCACCATTTTCTACAATCAGTTCTGTCACCGTGGTTTCCAGACGCAAGTCAAACGGCATTTTATCTTCGACTTCCGCCTTGATGAAATCATAGAAGCCCTTGCCCTTGTTTTCCATCCGCAGCGAGAACAGTTCATCGTTAGATGGATCTACCTTTTCGGTCTTGCCCGTGTAAGGTGCATTCAGGTTTTCCAGCACGTTCAGTGTATCCGCAGAGCTTTCATACACATTGCGGACCAGCTGTTCATTTGCCGGCTTGGAACCAGACGTCTGTTCAAAGAAATTCACAATCTGATCAATTGTACTCTTAACGCCATCGGCCTGATGAATGGAAGAATCCGTACCGAAGATTGCACCGCCGGTTGCCGGCAATGAACCGCCGACTGTCGGCAGCTTTTCAACAAGGATGAATTTGATTTCCGGATGATTCAGCGTCAGCTCATAAGAAGCCATAATGCCGGAGATGCCGGCACCGACAATAACAACATCTGTTGTTTCTGTTTCGCCTTCTGCAATTTCCTTTTCAGTGGAGGCTTTCAGCGCTTCCAGATCCCCGCCGGCTTCGGTCAGCGCTTTTTCTGCAGCCTCCAGAATGGCCTTGCTGGTAAAGGTAGCCCCGCTCACCGCATCCAGTGCCAAAGACTGCTGATCAACGATCATCTGCGGCAGCTTTTCAATCGCGCCGTCACTGATGCCCGGCGTTTCATTATGCTCATCGACCGTAACGCTGACGATTTTGTCCTGATCCACCGTTACCGTTACTTTGACTGCACCGTTCATGCCCTGAGCTTCAGCAGTATATGAGCCAGCCTTATAGCTGCCCGTTCCTGACTGCGGTGCCGGTGCCTTGGCACAGCCGCTCAGCAGCAGGACGGAAGCCAGAAGAACTGCCCCCAACTTTTTCCATGTGTTCATTCTTTCCCTCTTTTCTTTCTGCATAATATGCCTGTTTATTCTGCCGGATTCGGTCACGATTGTCAAGACTTTTACAAATGCAAATGCTCCGGATGCGAACTAAATTGGCAGTATTTTATATCCTTTATTTTTCAGCAAATTTTCTCTTTCGAGAGCTGGATGGATGCGCAGCAGAGCGGGTTCCTGATTGCTTCTCTGATTCAAGTTGGGAATCCTTTCCTTCTGCTGCCAATTGATTTTCTTTCCAGAAATTAACATGTTAATCCTGTGCTTTCTTGGGAATCAAAATAAAAAATTCCGCGGATCTCTCTGCGGAATGTTAATTTCTCATGGTGCCGACTATAGGACTTGAACCTACCACCTACGCGTTACGAGTGCGTTGCTCTACCGGATGAGCTAAGTCGGCGTAAATATAGTTTATAAAAACTGTGTGCTTCTGTCAAGTTTTTTTGTGCTTTTGCCGCAGTTTTTGCATCAAAAAAGGGAAATTCGTATTCCCCATTTTTTGCCTTATTTCTCCAGTTCATACAACAGCGGCAAATCAGCCACGGTAATGATTCCAATCGGCTTCTGATGAGCGTTGCCGGACTCGGTAATCAGAATCGCAGAAATGCTGACGCCGCGGTGCAGACTTTCCTCAAATAAATCCTGAGCTTCCGTGACATCAGCGGTCCGGGGCAGAAACAGCACGCGTTCCTTCTTATCCTTAAAATACAGACAGTCGTTGACACAGCCAGTCAGCGGTTTGTCGGTTCGGCTTTGATGCAGTGTCCAGCGGGCAATCATTTCCATCGTTAATAAAGCATGAAACCCGCCCTGAGCGTAAACCGGAAGCTTGGATGAACCCATCGTTTCCATAATCGTTACCGCTTCACGAATTTCCGTCTGAGGATCGCAGATCTTTACCGGTTTGAGAAAATGCGCGCTGATTTTCGGCGGTTCGCAGATCTTGCGGGCCAACTCCTCAATTTCCTCGACGACCTCGTCAATTGGGATCGCGATAATATGACCTTCATCGGACCGCTGATGCACAATCGCATTGCGCAGGTCGGCATATTCCTGCAGCTCCATTTCATATTTACGAACCAATTTACTGGTTCGGGACGCTTGGTTTAACAGCTGATAAAACCGTGAATACCGCGTAACACCGCTGATTTGTTTCAGCTGCTTTTCGATCATTGCGAACGCGTTGAGAAACCGCTGGGCATTGTCCATGAAAAAAACCTCCTGATGGATTCTATTATATCAGGTTTTCCGTTTTCACCGAGAACTATCCCTTAGCTTTTCCACAATTTTTGTTTTTTTCATCGTCTGTTCATCTTTCTGCTTGATTAACCGTGCCGGAACGCCTGCAGCCAGCCATCCGGCGGGAACATCCTGCGTCACGACCGATCCGGCGGCCACCACCGCTCCCCGGCCGATCCGTATTCCTTCCAGAACAACCGCATTCGCGCCGATCAATACTCCTTCTTCAATGATCACCTGCTGAGCACTGGCCGGCTCCAACACCCCGGCAATGACCGCGCCAGCCCCGATATGACAATGAGCTCCGATTTCCGCCCGCGCTCCCACGACGGCATTCATATCAATCATAGTTTCAGCACCGATGCTCGCTCCGACATTGATCACCGCTCCGCTTAGGATCACAGCATTTTTTCCGATCTCGACTTCATCCCGGATCCAGGCTCCCGGTTCAATCCGGCAGGGCAGATCCTGAATCGCCAGCTGCGGCCAGGCGCTTTGACGCTGCGGACAAACGATCCGCAGATCCCGTAACTGCCGGCGCTGATCCTCAAGCTGTGAACGCAGAATTTCCCATTCCCCAATCACCAGCTTAAACTGATCGCCATACACCGCCGCTTTCTGCCAATGGGTCGGCTGGATCTCGTTAAACATCAACAACACTTCTGTACTGCGTGAATGATCGTGCAGTTTTTGAATCAATTCCTCAGTCTTCATCCACAATCTCTCCCTTCCACCCTTCCTATAAACTGCGACGGTCCGCTCAGAAGACAAGCTTGATCCTCGGCTTGTTCTACACTCAGTAATCCGCCCGGACAGCGCACCTGCGCAGGCAGCGGACAAAGGCCGAAGATGGCTGCCGCTACTGCGCTGGCACAGG belongs to Holdemania massiliensis and includes:
- a CDS encoding FAD-dependent oxidoreductase, with the protein product MKKLVAIVLAAMLLMTGCSTKAPEATGGMKAGTYKATAAGFHGDITLEVTVDAEKITDIQILEQTETEGIGAAALPELVTKVLDNQTLGIDGISGATVTSNGFKTAMEDALTQAGADMDKMTKPVESSSATKEEVTLDADIVVVGGGAAGLTAALSSQQNGNSVILLEKTGVVGGASAMAGAGTMATGSQWQKEDGYEDSPEQLKADMLKNGHNNNDEATLDIYVNTTGAAFDWLVSEDGANVPYQRDGKPTRSYSGEGRGAGVVSSLSESFTTGGGTLMTNTPATELIVEDGVVKGVKASDETKNYTINAKAVILATGGFGANDTMVPEEYKQFVYAGHAGATGDGLKMAEAVNADTFNMEFVNTQPNSMILPSGLGQYCNPGVGGAYAASGAFLVNQDGVRFSNEKGNAWDLMQDMKKNTAQYLIMDQASFDAFNKGMTGSKIYSEEDVEKWLANDGEGNPFMVKADTLEDLAKKMNLPEGVLTETAAKYNETAAAGGTDEFGRELTAPLSAEGPYYALQQYIRYYATLGGLRINDSMQVLNAEKQPVEGLYAAGEVVGGLEGDVYMGATLFGWAVTSGYNAGNAASEAIAK
- a CDS encoding FAD-dependent oxidoreductase, whose amino-acid sequence is MNTWKKLGAVLLASVLLLSGCAKAPAPQSGTGSYKAGSYTAEAQGMNGAVKVTVTVDQDKIVSVTVDEHNETPGISDGAIEKLPQMIVDQQSLALDAVSGATFTSKAILEAAEKALTEAGGDLEALKASTEKEIAEGETETTDVVIVGAGISGIMASYELTLNHPEIKFILVEKLPTVGGSLPATGGAIFGTDSSIHQADGVKSTIDQIVNFFEQTSGSKPANEQLVRNVYESSADTLNVLENLNAPYTGKTEKVDPSNDELFSLRMENKGKGFYDFIKAEVEDKMPFDLRLETTVTELIVENGEVQGVKVEDQNKRYTIEASQVILATGGFGSNPELMQKLAPNYADGVIATNAGATGDGILLTEQFGTQVFGDGTMGSVVNPDRSDLLASTFMVSKAGVRFTNEKAPKYVIQRAVADLPEHQAFVIADSTYADAEGLQKALDSNMAVAYDTLDDLAAAAGMDAEALKAEVAAYNKAIDDQVSPGFGLKADQANKIETAPFYLETAVVRTFGTIPGIEVNDKAQVLSGEGQPVSGLFASGELIASNAFDSRYPGVGIGISFAANSGRLAAAQAASLIQK
- a CDS encoding CBS domain-containing protein, whose translation is MDNAQRFLNAFAMIEKQLKQISGVTRYSRFYQLLNQASRTSKLVRKYEMELQEYADLRNAIVHQRSDEGHIIAIPIDEVVEEIEELARKICEPPKISAHFLKPVKICDPQTEIREAVTIMETMGSSKLPVYAQGGFHALLTMEMIARWTLHQSRTDKPLTGCVNDCLYFKDKKERVLFLPRTADVTEAQDLFEESLHRGVSISAILITESGNAHQKPIGIITVADLPLLYELEK
- the dapD gene encoding 2,3,4,5-tetrahydropyridine-2,6-dicarboxylate N-acetyltransferase; this translates as MKTEELIQKLHDHSRSTEVLLMFNEIQPTHWQKAAVYGDQFKLVIGEWEILRSQLEDQRRQLRDLRIVCPQRQSAWPQLAIQDLPCRIEPGAWIRDEVEIGKNAVILSGAVINVGASIGAETMIDMNAVVGARAEIGAHCHIGAGAVIAGVLEPASAQQVIIEEGVLIGANAVVLEGIRIGRGAVVAAGSVVTQDVPAGWLAAGVPARLIKQKDEQTMKKTKIVEKLRDSSR